TATTAATAAAGGATTTACCTGAGCCAATTCGCAGAATAATTGGTGATTTGTCTGATCGAGAAAAAGTACTTGTGGGATTAAATATCAGTGAAATCTGAGGAACTAAAAAAAGATAATTACTGGGAAACGTTTGTTGACGCTTTGTCAGAGGCGATTCTTGTTTTAGATTTGTCGGGTAAAATTCTTTATGCCAATCACGCATCCTGTATTTTATTCAATAAAGGAAGTGTTGATCTTATTGGCAGTGATTTTAGTTATCCAATTGAACTAGAAAAACCAACTAAAATAGAGATTCTAGATGTTAATAACCAAATAATATATGCGGAAGTATATATGAAAAAGACTATCTGGAAACATAATCCAGCTTGGGTTGCTACGTTACATGATATTACTGAAAGAGAGAATGTTGAAAAAAAATTACATCTATTAGCGAATGTTTTTCATTTTGCAAAAGAAGGCATTGTTGTTACAGATCCTGATCTGAATATCATTGATGTCAATGCAGAATTTACTAATATTACTCAATATAAAAAAGAAGAAGTCCTCGGCAAAAAACCCAATATTTTAAAATCGAATATTCAAGGCGTTGGATTTTATAAAAAAATGTGGGCACATTTAAAAAGCCAAGGATATTGGTATGGTGAGATATGGAATAAGAAAAAAAATAATGAACTATATCCGCAATTGCTGGCGATATCAGAAGTAAAAAATGTTGATGGCGATTTAGTAAATTATGTTGGCGTTTTTTATGATATTACACAACAAGAGGAACAAAAAAAACAATTACTTCATCTCGCTTACCATGATAGCTTGACAAATTTAGCAAACAGAAAATCATTATTAGAGCAATTAGAAACTGCAATGTTAAAAACACGGCGTTTAAATAATTACATAGCGCTTGTATTTTTTGATATTGATGATTTTAAGTCAGTTAATGATTTGTATAGTCACAAAACGGGGGATAATCTATTAATAGAAACTGCACAACGAGTCAAAAATCTAATACGCGAAACGGACACCTTGGCGAGAATCGGAGGTGATGAGTTTGTGTTATTATTGGAGGGACTGAGTCATCCTTATGATTTCAAACCTGTGATGGATAAGATCTATGAAAATTTAAAGAAGCCAATCATTATAGATTCACATAAAATATTTATCACTATTAGCGCTGGGATTTGTTTTTATCCGCAAAAAATAGCCATCGGCCCGTCTGGTTTGCTTTCTCAAGCGGATCAGGCTATGTATAAATCTAAGATGACTGGGAAAAATAAATATTCTTTATATGATGTGGCGCTTGATTTAGAAATTAGAAAACAAGAAAGATTAATTAACGCAATTAAATCTTCAATTAAAAATAATGAATTAAAACTTTATTACCAGCCTAAAGTGAACATGAAAACAGGTAAAATATTAGGATTAGAGGGTTTGATTCGTTGGGAGCACCCTAAAAAAGGGCTCTTACTTCCAAATCAGTTTTTACCTCAAATAACTAATGATGCGTTTTCTTTTACACTTTTAGAGTTCACCCTAAAGGAAGCACTTGAGCAAATACGATTATGGACACACATTGATGATCAGCTAACAATCAGTATCAACATCAGTGCGCGGCAACTCGAACAAGAAAATTTTTTTGAAAAATTAATGAACATTGTAAAACTTTATCCTAAAAATATATACAGTCGACTTGAATTAGAAATTTTGGAATCTAGTATTATCAATAAATTTGAATTAACCTCAGGCATTATAAAAAAATGTAATAAGATTGGTATAGAATTTTCACTGGATGATTTTGGCACCAAATATTCATCGCTGAATTATTTAGTCAATTTACCATTTCGCTATATGAAAATAGATACTGAGTTTATTAGAAATACTTTAATAAGTGAAAGGGATACTAAAATATTAAGAGCAATACTTGATATTGCAAAAGCAATAAACGTCATGGTCATTGCTGAAGGCGTAGAGACACAGGAACACATAAACCACCTGATAAACCTTGGTTGTCATTTAGGTCAAGGCTTTGCTATCAGCAAAGCAATGCCCGCGGAGCAGTTTGCACAATGGTATCAATCATGGAACAGCAAAAGGCGGGGTAACCACAAACCTGGGGGATAATGTGGTAATCCCCCCAAAATAAACCAGCAGGTGGTCAACCGGATCCAGTCGTACCGATCTAGTCTTCCGAACCTTTCTTATGTAAGAGTAGCCCTAATTTCCCTAAAACATCCCATTACTATTCGCTGACTCAGCAGGAATAGGTTGAATAACATCCCAGTGCTCATAAATTTTATTGTGTTCCAGTCGAAAAATGTCAACAATGGCTCGTCCCCGCGTTCCCGGTTCTAAGATGGAATGGACATGGACAATCACATAATCTCCTTCTGCGAAAATTCGTTTAATTTCACTATGTGATTGTGGATAAGTACTTTTCAGATAATCAATGTAATTCTTTAAACCCTCAATCCCATCTTGAGCGATAGGATTATGTTGAATGTACCAAGCACCCAAGTAATTTTGCGCAGCATCAAAGTCCTTTTCATTCAAGGCCTTTTGATAAAATTGGGTGACAATGTGTTTGTTCGTTTCCTGTAGAGCTCCTGCAATTCCAGAAACTGAGTGAAACAACAAACCACTGGATATGAGTGATAACATTATTTTTTTCATTTATGCTCCTTATTAATCAAACAAATTGATTATAAATGGCTATTTAAATTAAAAAAGCGCATAATTTTGGCTAAATATATCTAATTTTTAGATGGATTCAGGTTGGCACACGATGACCAAAGTAACTCTTGAACAATGGCGTGTATTTCATACAGTGATCGACGAAGGAAGCTTTGCTAAAGCAGCAATGAAACTGCATAAAAGTCAATCGAATATCAGCTATACTATTGCAAAACTTCAAGACATGCTGGGGTTAAAATTACTCCAGATTGAAGGGCGTAAGGCCGTCTTGACGGAACAAGGCATTGAAATTCTAAAATTATCGCGCCAAATTACCAGAGCTGCAAAAAATGTAGCGAATGCAGCTGTTAATTTAAAATCAGTTTTTGAAAAATCGATTCGCCTGGCTATTGATGAAATTTTTCCACTCCCTTTATTGATGGCTGTATTGCAAGAATTTTCCCAGCAAAATCAACACACCAAATTGAGTATTACGCATGGGTTATTATCAGGTCCTAGCGATCAATTAATTAGTGGCGGTGCGGAGCTTGCTATTATTTCAAAAATTCCGGAAGGTTATACGGGCAATAAATTGATGGATGTTCATTTTATTCCATATGCTCATCAAGACAGCCCTTTGCATCAAAAACGACTCACCCTCGAGGATCTTTATGAGGAACGTTACCTCATTGCCCAGGATTCTGGTGTAAATAAAAAACGTAATGAAGGGTGGTTAGGTTCTGAATTTCATTGGAAAGTAAGTACTTTGGAAATGAAAATCCAATGTGTGGCACATGGAATAGGGTTTGCCTGGTTGCCGCAGAAAATGGTTGAGGGTCGAAACATACCTATTCTCCCTTTGAAAATGGAAGAAAATAATATCAGAACCTATCCTGTTTATTTGGTGCACCACCAACCTCAAGAAATGGGGCCATCAGCAAAACTCTTAATAGAGCTTTTTAAAAAACACGCCGACAAAAGTTAGATTTTGAGTTTTAGTAAAGCTTCATCTAATGACACCCACGTTAAATTGACCTATAAGTAATAAATCCCCCTATCGAAGAGAGAACTATGAATGCTTCAAAAAAATCCCTTATAAGCGGTTTAATGATTTTATTTTCAGTTTCAGCCAGCAGCATGACGGAACAAGTTTCCCAATCCCAATCCGATGCGGCGCGAATTTCAATGTTGGAAAAGGCTTTGGCTCCCCAAAAACTGGATGAAGTGGCAACTTTGTTTGCAAAAGCCAATAAAGAGAGGAATGCTGCGGTCCAATTTATGCTGTTTTCGGAACAATTAAAAAACAAATTTAACGATCGTTGGCCCTATTGGGTATCTGGGGTATCCAGTCCATGGATTACTTCTTATGAGATAAAAAAAATAGCTCAAAGCAAGAGTTCTTGGAAATTTAGAATAACATATCAATGGGCAACCGCAGATGGACCATTTAATCCCCCCATGGTGCAAACCATAGTAGTAGCACCTGTACCTGAACCTATAAATTCATCCCAAAAATTTTGGATAATTGAATTTAATGAGCAATAGGTAAAAGAACCTATCGGTTGTTTTGTCGTACTATAATTATTTAAAAGATCTGTTAAGGAATTAACAAATGCATAACGGAGAAGAGGTAATAACAAAAGATTTTCAAAGTATTTTACTTCGAAATGGGTTTTCTACTCAGGAATTTAAAATAACAATAAAGAATGGGTCAAGTTATGATCCGAATCAAATAGTGAGTACCCAA
The DNA window shown above is from Legionella sp. PC997 and carries:
- a CDS encoding bifunctional diguanylate cyclase/phosphodiesterase — protein: MKSEELKKDNYWETFVDALSEAILVLDLSGKILYANHASCILFNKGSVDLIGSDFSYPIELEKPTKIEILDVNNQIIYAEVYMKKTIWKHNPAWVATLHDITERENVEKKLHLLANVFHFAKEGIVVTDPDLNIIDVNAEFTNITQYKKEEVLGKKPNILKSNIQGVGFYKKMWAHLKSQGYWYGEIWNKKKNNELYPQLLAISEVKNVDGDLVNYVGVFYDITQQEEQKKQLLHLAYHDSLTNLANRKSLLEQLETAMLKTRRLNNYIALVFFDIDDFKSVNDLYSHKTGDNLLIETAQRVKNLIRETDTLARIGGDEFVLLLEGLSHPYDFKPVMDKIYENLKKPIIIDSHKIFITISAGICFYPQKIAIGPSGLLSQADQAMYKSKMTGKNKYSLYDVALDLEIRKQERLINAIKSSIKNNELKLYYQPKVNMKTGKILGLEGLIRWEHPKKGLLLPNQFLPQITNDAFSFTLLEFTLKEALEQIRLWTHIDDQLTISINISARQLEQENFFEKLMNIVKLYPKNIYSRLELEILESSIINKFELTSGIIKKCNKIGIEFSLDDFGTKYSSLNYLVNLPFRYMKIDTEFIRNTLISERDTKILRAILDIAKAINVMVIAEGVETQEHINHLINLGCHLGQGFAISKAMPAEQFAQWYQSWNSKRRGNHKPGG
- a CDS encoding LysR family transcriptional regulator, with amino-acid sequence MTKVTLEQWRVFHTVIDEGSFAKAAMKLHKSQSNISYTIAKLQDMLGLKLLQIEGRKAVLTEQGIEILKLSRQITRAAKNVANAAVNLKSVFEKSIRLAIDEIFPLPLLMAVLQEFSQQNQHTKLSITHGLLSGPSDQLISGGAELAIISKIPEGYTGNKLMDVHFIPYAHQDSPLHQKRLTLEDLYEERYLIAQDSGVNKKRNEGWLGSEFHWKVSTLEMKIQCVAHGIGFAWLPQKMVEGRNIPILPLKMEENNIRTYPVYLVHHQPQEMGPSAKLLIELFKKHADKS
- a CDS encoding nuclear transport factor 2 family protein; protein product: MKKIMLSLISSGLLFHSVSGIAGALQETNKHIVTQFYQKALNEKDFDAAQNYLGAWYIQHNPIAQDGIEGLKNYIDYLKSTYPQSHSEIKRIFAEGDYVIVHVHSILEPGTRGRAIVDIFRLEHNKIYEHWDVIQPIPAESANSNGMF